The sequence below is a genomic window from Setaria italica strain Yugu1 chromosome IV, Setaria_italica_v2.0, whole genome shotgun sequence.
GTTGGGTCTGATGAGATACTTCAGTTCCATTCAACTCAATCAATATCGATACAACATGTATATCTGTGAATCATGTGTAGATCGAGCAACATAGACTATAATTAAACCCAGTGATCGTTTGAGTAATATGCAATAATTTCCAGCATTAAATAAACTAAATGCAAACAAATTTATAGCGGTCAATGTAAATTTTATTTGCATTGATTACTTCATCTTTGAgatatttaaaatattttttagctACCCTGGCTTCATATGTTTATTGTGGGCTGCGGCAAACTGGCAATCGAATTTGCGGAATCATTTTGCGATACAAGCAATAATTTCCAACACAAGTCACTACGCCACCCTTGCCTAATTTAACCAGTAAGCCACATTGTTACATCAGCCATGTCGACTCCCTTTTACATTGAATCTAGAAAATTCTCACATCCAACATGGGATCCTGCATTTCGTTTTCATAGCTGCCAAAATTCTACTTCCCTTGGAGCATGATCAGTGGCAATTGATGTCTCAAAGTGACATACAGCACAGCCGATCGACCAATAGATGGTGTGGTGGTTAAAATGGACCGAGCAAGGTTGAGTGCAGACCAGATTGAATTGTCTGAATACAAGCCTTTTTGGACTCAAGCAACCTCATTTCCTTCTTTACTTGTGGATCAGGTTTATGTAATTTAGGGCTCCCTTAGGCATTATGTatccatgaaaaaaaaaggaaagggaatcATTTCAGCATGTGCGCAGGTCACTAGTCTTAGCATCAATAATTTGCCTGAAAATTTAAAATTGAAATGGAAACTCCTTTTGCCCCTTTTTGTTTTCTCTGAATATTCTAGGACAACTAATGCTGCTGGTTGCAGTACTGGTTCGTCTGTGGCCATAGCTTTTTATCAGGAATAGTTGCTGCTTTGCGTCGGTATCAGGCAATATTAATTAACCGTAGATTTGGCTAGTAGTGTATATAATCGCATAAAAAGCTCGACCTTTTCTGTGCACTGTCACCCACTTAATTTTCCGAGTTTATATACATGATCTGGTACATGTACGTCATGATCACTTCTATGCCTGCTGGGGGTAATTGCTCAACGTTTTGCAGCATCGGCCGATATTATGGTTCATAATTTGCATGAAAGATTTATACTAATTTGCACATTCTACGAATTCGTCTCCGAAGGACCATCAAATTGCGCAAGTTCCAAGTTGATGGGCATATATGATGGGTCAATGGCTGCATGCTTTCTGAGAAGGTTCAGAAACTAGGCCTTCCCTTTCAGCTGGCCACTTACATTGCAAGCAATGAAGCAATTGACCACTCTAAGCAACTGATCTTTGTTCAAAGAacttagactggttaatgattCATTACTGGATTGACTAAAGCAACATCGGATACCAGTTGACAAAAGTGCATGCCTAGCTAGATTCACGGATGCTGAAAACAAGTGGATGACCAGACCACGTAGGATTTGCCTTTCCTTCAGAATAACTAGAAGGAGCTATCCAattttgttttgaaaaataGGCACCCGGATTTGAAGTGAAAAGAACTCGGACGTGGACTGGGAAGGTACGGTGTGTGCCGCCGCCCACATGCACCTCTCACTGTGAAATAGTAAAGCTTCCTTGATGTAgggttttcttctttttgatgTAGGGTGTTGATGTCCCTTCTTCATTGTAGGCATGCTTAGCAGTAGCAAAgatagagagaaaaaaaaatgaagaagcaGCATATGAGCAtgccttataaataaaattgaagCAATAGTACAACCTGAGAGCTGGAATTCCATTAGTTTCTCAGTGCAGCACACCGGCATACATCTACCTTGTCTCGTCCTCATGTTCTTACCTCCAATGCAGGATACGCCACTATAGCTTTAGCGCCAAGCTGGGCAGGGATCGTGCTATTTGCATGCTTGGAGTTGGAGGCGGTGGAGTTTTTAAAAGGCGATTAAGGCACTATTCAGGCTCGTGTATACCAGCATTGTCCAATTGTCTTGTGTGAGATGAGGCATATGTTCAGAGACAGGATGTTTGGTTGAGCTTTTAGGTGCCGGTTTATTGGAGAGGTGCGTGTGTGCGCGCGCCCGATCGTCGACATACCTAAACAAACAGATTGGTGTGGCCTGGTGGGTAATTAGGCCAGCCTAACAACTTCAACTACGAGCGCTAGTGGCGCCACGTCGGCGAAAGTGTACTGGCTATAGCTAATAGCCCCCATTAACGTGCAACACGCTGATGGTCAGCGACACGCATATGTTTGCTTATTCATGTGACGCATCTCTGCACCACATGGTGATGTCGATTAATAATAATGGAAGTGGTACATATGCGTCATGCTGGAGCTGGACTTTGAAGCGTTAAACGTAGCAGTATGTTGATATTCCATCCAGTAACAAAAGAGTGGCGTTCTCGACACCGACATGGTTACTAAAAcgctattttagttttatcttaTTACTAGTATGGAATAATGCGCTAAAACATAGAAAAGTTGTAATATTTTGAAGTTACTTTTAAGATAATGCAGCTACACTATTATAAAATTCGATCAAAATACTTACAACAGATATGAATGATTAAATTCTAAATGTGTTGGCTGCAAGCAATCTAAACAATACTTCCTCAGATCAGAAATGTAATAAGTATTTCATCTATGTTTGTCACAAGTCTTACCTTtgattataaatatataaaattttgtGTATATCAATAGCACAAGATAAATATGCTAGATTCATTATGAAAAATACTTTTGTAATatgttaatatatatatatatatatttccatTTAAGATATTATATATTTGTAGATATTGCTTGTTAAGGTATCATATTGGAAACCATGTCGATGTCCTGATGAATTTGTATTTCCGattggatgattttttttcctttttactgAAGGTAGTATCAGCTTTGCAGAAAACAGCATGCTCCAATCACCTATAGAGTAGAGACGGCTCTTAATAATACTAGCTGCTCATGTTCTAGTCAATGGCAGCTTAGACATACTTAGAAGGATCTAATGAAAGCAAATTGATGGTACTAGCTAGAACGAATGAGATTGAACGAAAACACGCAGAGCAAAACCCGTGGATCATCAACTAGGCAAGCAAGCAAACTAAAGAAGCCACGCACGCACGCCACTTGTTACTAGCATTTCTTTTCTCAATTCCTTTTTTATCTCCATCCGTAGTAGTGTGATCCGATGCCCAGCACGCTGAGAAATCTCCGGCGAATCGCTTCAGAGAGATCATGTGACGCGGCTTTTGATTTCTGTGCGAGGAGTCACAGAAGTaattaacttttttttatttctctttcccTGTTCGTACGTGCGTAGTTATACATCGATAGCTCCGATCGACAAATTACACGTTGGTAGGTAATAAACTGAATTGGAAGAAAGAAATCAAGACCAGCAGGGGATATGGTCAGACTTTCGATGTGTCGATTCGCGGTTGGCCCGAAAGACTGTCTGAACTCTTAAATATACTCATCACCACGAAAAAAAAGTGATACTTGCACTGCATTGCAATTTGCAGTACTCATGTGTGTTGCTTAAAATTAAAAGAACAGAATAATGACACCCTTAGCTTTCCTTGATATTAAGGCCGATCGACACTAACGACAAGATGCAACTTGATATGAATTACCACCTCTCAagttttttagataaaggatagAAATCCAGCCTCTATATCCACGTGTGGATATATATAGCCAAAATTACAGGAGTTCTTAGACTTCAATCCTCAAAGTTGAGAAAAGTAAAACACAAGATGGAAAGCTAAAAGACTAGGAAAAAAGCTAGAAAGACTATACTTCAAACTTATTCTATATCCTTGCTTCAAACATGTTTTGTCTGTGCATCAACCATCCTTATTCCTTCACATCACTTGTCTACTTAGAAACTTTGATGTCCTGCAAGAAAAAGGTTACGTGGTACCTGAGGATCTTTGTTGTGTAGAAATTGCACTAAGTCGATCTCGATCATGACCTAAAGCACCTCACAGCATCCCCATCGAACACAATCGCCAACACATGAGAAGTCACGCTAGCAAGAACTACTGACAGCGAAGCAAACAACACCGTACATAGGATGCCAaacgacgcctccaaggaggtcACGACGTTgtagacgccgccgccgcacaatCGGCCGATCGAAAGCCAACCAACTAGAATAGGGTTTTCATTGGGAGATCCAACAATACCACAACAAGGCCTTCAAGGAGGAAAACGACATCCAAGAGCGCCGCCATTACCGACACCGGTACATACTGGGTAAGGCTTTCGCCTGGTACTTCTGCACAGTTGCGATCCACTGAAGGAGCCGGACACACCAAGGCCATTGAAGGCCTGCTACAAGGACCACCCAAGGCCGGCCGCGAACGCCTAAAGACCGAATACATCAGGAGCACGTCGGTTGCCCAGCTTGTCGCAGGTAGCCCCACGCCATCACACTCGTGACCAAGTCACCGCTTGCACTTGGGCGTCTGGATGCCTCCTGCCTGGGGATGTCGGGCGCGTCGTCCCAGAGGCACGCTGCCGGACGCACGCACCTGACAGACATAATGCATACCGTCCGCGCCACAAGTGTCGTGCGCAGCCGCAGGCCCCAAGATCTGGCCGTGCTCGAGCCAAAACAACATGACGCCGTCAGCCTTGGGACAGCACCGCCAAGCAACAAGGCTGGGATCCATCAGATCGATCATCGGAGATGATGGATCCATGCGAAGATGAGATAGATCGGGTTGCCTGCAGACGACATCGTCCGCCGCTAGAGCACGAGCAGGAGAGatgggtgggggagggggaaaTGGCACCCCACCGCCACCCTCCTCGTGCCCCGACAGGCTTCCGACGAGGCTCTCCGGCGATAGTGAGATGCAGGGGATGGAGGGGAAGGGATCTTGGGAGGTGGATGGGGGAGTTGCGCCCATGTCGCCCGCGAAAGGGGCGACGCGGGGGACGATTCCACCACCTCTCTAGTAGTTTTTGTGAAAAGCGATCGTAAAGCTGGTAGTTTTCAGGTAATTAGGTCGTCAGTAAAGAGTATAGTAAAGGTACATATACTAAGCAAGAGGCGGCTGTCATGCTCCGAAAGGTGAAGGAAGCAAGTATAGTAAAGGTACATATACTAAGCAAGAGGCGGTTGTCATGCTCCGAAAGGCAAAGGAAGCAAGTATATATATGTGGAATTTGTGGATGATGCGTGCATAACTGGATACACTTATTAGCAGAGTATATGTATAGTATCGATGCTCAAGcctcttgtcttttttttcatGTATGTCATGCCAAAATGTCGCCATTTGGAGATCTGATTTGGAGATCTGGGGGTGTGTCTGTCATGTGATCGAGCTAAAGAACTGGAGAAGGTTCTAACTGGAGTGAGAGAAGCAAATATTTCTCCATGATCCACTTACGTAGTTTCAACTTCTGAAAATGCCTTGTTCATTCTTAATTGACGGTGGAGGGGTTGATGAAGTCATCTGAAACCAAGTATTGGTTGGCCAAAAAAATTACCATCAGAATTTTCATTGCTCTAATTCTTTTAATAAACGAATAGCGTTGCCCACAACTGAAAAATAATGTGTGGGATAGACAAAATTGCTTAGGTATGTTTGATAGCATTTGGTAAACGCATCGTGTGAGAGTTGATTGCATCTTTGGCCACTCCATAGTCAATGGAGTAGCTAGTTATGGTTTTTCCAATATATTGGGAATAAAAGGGGCAAGCATTCCAAGATTTTGTATCACTTTTACAGTGGGATCCAatctatataaataaataaaccaGCTAACACAAAATCTTAATGGCTTTAGAAAGAGACAACTACGATGTTTACTTGTCATTATTTTGATGTGCATCAAGTTTTCAAACCTTCCTCTGTTGTATCTGTTAAGTATTTTACATCCACAACATCAACGATTTTGGAAGACGATATTTTAAACATGAGGAAAATGAAAAACACAGGAGCACTAAAAAATTGTAAATGTAAGGTAATACATTGGAAGTTTTCCTAAATTCCAGACGAGCTCATCTCCACACCTATGCAAAGAATTGAAAAAAAGGGTGGATATGTTGATTTGTATATgattttatagaataaaatcaTTACAAGATAACCATATCTAGTTTTCTCCTACACTCCTTACTTTCAAAATATGCTTTTGTAGTTCAGTACTACATCTTTTGGATGTAGAAATCACATGGTTTTTCCCTTTAAAAATAATCAAACAAACCCTAAATGACCTGGAACAGACCAGCAGAAACATGCCAGTGAACTTATGACCGGGGATGTGCATACAAAATGTCACCATATAAGTAAAAGAAATTTTTGAAAATAGCACCTTTACAATTCGGTTGTTACTATATGCTGCCCTCAACAATTTTCTTCTCTGCCACTAGGTTTAGTCAAACTTTTTCTTAAAAGATTATGAAATACTGTCATCCCAAAGGAAAGAACAATCGAGCTTTCCACATCGAGATTGACACTAATAATCTCGAAGTTACTTCACAGCTCACGAGATTATTGTACATACTCTGTCCGCTTATTATCCATGCACATATAACGACATTCGAGCATTACCAACGGCGGTGCATCATCATACTGTTTCTGTCAAGGACTTCGTATTAACCCTTTAACTTTTTCTCTGGATCTGAAATACATCGTCATCAAATTAAAAAAACATTTACTTCTGACACTCGGCTTAAATCCTCCTAATCACCTTTTTCGTAATGGAGTACGTACTGTTCCTAATTATTTAGCTTTGTTCCTAATTATTTAGCGTTGATTAGTTCAATTTGTCAAATATAAAGGGTAGAggactactccctccattttatttaaattgtaggtcattttagtttttctaagttcataatttttattatgtatttagatatTACGTCTAAATACGTAGAGAAAACTACGCATcgtacaatttgaaacagactGTTGACATTCAGTGGAACAGTGGATGTATAAAGTGACCGTAAAGCACGTAGTTTACAGGTAGTTAGGTCGTCATTTCGGGTTTATATACTGAACGGGATAGGCTGTCACGCACGAAGGAAGTGTGTGGATGATGGATCATGGACGCATATATAAAGTTGCATACGCACACTTGCCGATCATGGTTCATGCACGGCAAGGGATGGAGCTACGGAAGTGGCCAGGCAAACCAGTGGATAGAAAGTGGTCACGGAAAAGCCTGAGCTACGTAGGCAGCAGTCCATGATCCAGTAGGCGCGTGCAGTTGGGTAAAGCAGAAGCAGACCGACCCCTTCACATCTTGAACACGAGAGCTGCTTATACATGGCTCTAGGCGCTTTGCTCTGCATGGAGCATGACGTGACAGCAACCACAGCAGAAACCTTCACGTAAAGGCTTGCTTTTGTGCGTGCATGATGTGGCCATTACAATCGAGTGCCCATAAAGGGATCATTATTCTTGTTCGCCCGGCCTATTTAGGGAGGAGTTCATGTTGCCCAGGACTGCAGAATCTGGTTAATTGCTTCCCCAGGCCCCCAACTGAAATATACTGTAAACTTTCCTGATCTCTAGCAGCAGGAACATGTTAGTACAAATGTAAACCAGATTACTTTTAGTTATAGTAGGTAAGTTGCACTAAAATGGTATGGGCACATTTACCAACAAATTGTTCACACTATTACAATGCATGGTTCAATTTTGGCTTTTGGTGCATATATATAGAGCCAGGATGGCACCTTTTGGCGATTGACGTCATCCACTACATTCAAGTGAGAACTGGAGAAGGTTTTACTGGACTACCACGAAAAAACATTTCCCCTTCAAATTAAACATTTTAATTCCCCCAATCTTCTTGAAAATGCCAGAAAGAATTATTCTGAATTGACGGTGGCCACAGAATTTTACATCAGGGCTGATTCAGTCCACCCACTGAAACCAAGTATGGGGTTGTACACGTCTAAAGCATCCATCAGAATTTGCATCGTGCTAATTATTTTATTAAACGAATGACAATGCCCACAATAGTGTGGCAGACAAACTTGCTTATGCGTCTCCGGCCAAGTAGCCATTCCATAGCCAATGGAGCGTTCGTGATTTTTCCAGTATCTGAGGAATCGAATGGAAGTGCATTTCAAGTAGTGTCCGTTTACTTATACAGTAGATTCAGCgtttaagggggcgtttggatagcaggggctaaactttagccctgtcacatcggacgttcgaatactaattagaaggactaaacataagctaattacaaaattaattgcagaaccctaggctaaatcgcgagacgaatctattgagcctaattaatccatcattagcgaatggttactgtagcaccacattatcaaatcatggactaattaggcttaatagattcgtcccgcaatttagcctagtggttgtgtaattagttttgtaattagtctaggtttaatactccgaACACCGCCTAAATAAACTACTTAACCCAAAATTATAAGCTTCCACCAGAAAGATACAACTATACGATGTTTGCATGTCACTATTTTGATGTGCAATCAAGCTAGtgctcaatttttttccttagCTACCCATGTTGGCAGTACAACCATTTTGGAAGATGTGATTTTAAACACATGAAAAcgaaaagaaaaatatgcaaaaCAGACATGGGGGGCATGAAAACTTAAATGGGCCTTCTTATGTCACAAATTGAAATATTCAGCTTAACAAAGCCCATTAATCGGGCGCGACAGCGCAAAAAGATGCGGTCCAGTAACTTGAAATTTCATCGAAGATAAGGCCCAAGCTCACCACCCGCCCAAGGCCCGTCGTCCCTACAACAGATCGTAGCGGGCTGCGCCGCCGACAGCCTCCCACGAAGCGGCGGCCGAGTTCTTGACTTGTCTCGAGGGTtttggcagcggcggccggagatGGGGGAGCGGGCGAAGGAATGGCTCCTCGCCGCtggtgccggcgccgccgtcggcgcgcTGTCTGCCGCCGCGGTCATGAATCTTCTATCGAGGTATCCGGCGCCAAGCTGGACCTGGGTGACACGGAGCGTTCTGCTGACGCTCGCTTCGTTTTGATGCGCAGATCCAAGCGGAGAGAGGGCTACGTGCGGCAACTGCTGGAATCGAATGGCGTCACGGCTGGTGCGGGTGCGATTGCCTCCTGTTGCTAGTTTAGCAGTGGGAAAATGATAACAATTCAAGATTAGCTTGTGTATCTGCTGTTGAAATTAGTTACTTGGTGGTGTTGAATTTGTATTCCAAAATCCTCTTAAATTGTTCGTTTTCAATCAGGCAACGCTCGATCCAGCAGGCATCTGGGTGCCACTGGTAGCTCCGATCTTCTCTCAGATGAAGTGGTCTCTGAACAGCTTACAAGGTTTGTTTTTGCTGTTTTCTTTCCCCAGTAAAGTTGTGGAGCGAGGCCTTAGCTACAAACCATCTGTCTGCATGATTGACACAGTTAATTGTTTTTGGATACTTCACAACCAGTGAATTACACATTTTGTTGCTATAGGTGTATCAATTCAGATAGCCACATTGCTTTATATTCTACTTTTAGATCGGACCAACCTATTGTGCTTTTCATCTTTTGATATTGATGTTGTGTAGAAAAGCAATATAGCATGTGCTCGCTCTTTCTGTGCATAGCTTACTACTATCTTGTTAACATTTCACTTGTTAACTTCATGATTTTCTCTTCAAACTACGCACCTGCCACATATTTCAGATGTCAGCAGTACCGTAATGTGCTCAAGCTATTATGATTTAATGTTTTGTTTTTGTGATTACCAATATATGTTAATTTTCTGTATTCTAGGAATACACAATTTTTTGGCATGGACTCTCAGAAGAAAGTGACTGAATCCTATGTTGTAGTCATTGGTCTTGGAGGGGTTGGCAGTCATGCAGCTTCTATGCTCCTGAGATCTGGTGTCGGCAGGTTGCTCCTTGTGGATTTTGATCAGGTGTGGATTTTGAGTGTTCCAGAGGTGGATACCTGACATAGTTGTGAAAACTTGAATGcgcttttgttttgtttgattctcTAGTTAACTAAAATGATttagttaaacatgatttaCTGTTTAACAACCTAAAATCTTGTTTGGTTGTGAAGGATTTAACCAGGACTGAAAAAATCTTGTTTTGACTAAGATTCACATTATATGCTTTATGTAAAACTAATCTTAATTATCTTACCCAAAACAAATTATCATTTCCATGTTATCAACAGTTAAAGGGCAAAACTAAAAATGGTCTATTCTAAACTACCAGAACAGAATTACAACTTCAAATTGGTTTTCTCAACAATAATAAAACCAACTTTCTCTAAACTTGTTTGTTTCTGATTAATTCATCTGAATAGCCACTTAAGTAGTTGCACACTTGCACTAAGGTTTTTCAAAGTATCAAAAATTTATTTGACCAAGTTTGTGGAACGCATAGTCGCCATGCTGGTATGACTTCCAAATTTTCTATCCAAATCAGGTCTAGAATCATTGAATCATCTTTCATCTAGTGGGTGCCCCGCATTATCAATTCAAACTAGGGAGGATATAACCATGGGAAACATTTGTAGTGACTAGCTTTTACAGCAGTATCAAATGGGTGGGTGCACTTTACATTTTATAAGTAACATGTTGCATTTATAATAGGTGGGCATTAACAGGGCACTCATGATATGTTGAAAGGTCTCACTCTCGTCACTAAATCGACATGCTGTGGCAACCAGAGATGATGTTGGTACTCCAAAAGCATTATGCCTCAAGAAGCATTTTTCGATGATATACCCAGAGTGCCAAATAGATGCAAGAGTGCAACTGTATGATCCATCATCTGAGGCAGAGATTCTTTCTGGACAGCCTGACTTTGTTCTCGATTGCATAGATAACATTGATACCAAGGTAATAATTACTAGTATTGAAATTTCACCTTTTATTCTTTCATAGGTGCAAACAGTTTCACATGTTTAGATAGTATACTCAGGCTGTGCTTCAAATCCTTTCTAAATTTTCTGTTTTGTGTCAGCTTTTCTTAATAATCCATGCAACACCATATGGTTTCAATTTGATGAAAGAATATCTGGGCAGTACTAGTCCCTATGTAAACTTATATTTCCCTTACCTCTGTTTTCTGATGATAAAGCAAGACAAAGCCACCCTACATAGATAGTTTAAACCCATTTTTTCCAGCCCAAGTTGCTTGTTCAGACAACGTTTCTCTTTGTTATTTGTAACCATTGGAATATCCTTGCCCCTTAGGTGGCGCTCCTTGCAGCCTGCGTCCGCAGAGGTTTAAAGGTGCTTTCTGCAATGGGGGCTGGAGCTCGAGCTGACCCCACCAGAATTCGTGTTGCAGATTTGAGAGAATCAAGCAATGATCCCCTCTCTCGATCAGTTAGTTTGATACTCCTTCCAAATTTTTTGAATAGTTCAGTCCCTTTGTAAGCTGCCATTCAATCAGTTACTGGCATGTTAAGATGTGCTGCAAATGATGTGTTCCAATTGCTATTTTTAGGTGAGGTACCGGCTTAAGAAGGAACATGGAATTGAAGGTGGAATACCAGTGGTTTTTTCATTGGAAAAGCCAAAGGCAAAGCTACTTCCCTTTCAAGCTTCAAAAGAAGAGGAAACTCCATCAGATTACCAGGTCAGCTCCCCTTGGGTTTGCATTCACACCCTCCTGCTGCCTGTTTGATCCATTTTTTAAACCCCCTTTTTTGATTTTCTGAATAAAAGTTTACATGACAAGTAACTAAATTCCTCTAAAACACCTAGTTGCTTATCTATGTGTGTGTTCATGACTACTGAGTACCGACAACATGCTTTGCATTATTCCACAGATTGTGCCAGGGTTTAGGGTTCGCATTATCCCAGTGCTGGGAACCATCCCTGCAATATTTGGTCAAGTTATGGCGTCCTATGTGGTTACTCAGCTTGCTGGATTAGATTTTCAAACTGAGCCAGTTGTTAACCTGGATTTGGATCATTACTGTATACTTCATCAGCGTCTTATTGAGCATGAGGAGCTGACATATGGGACAGCTGAGCAAGTTCTGGTACTCTTTTCTTGCTATCTAATGTCATAACCTCAAAATAAGATCTTTTCTTTAGCATTATTAGATGGAGGTGTTATTTATGTCAATTATGACAAAAAAAGTTATAAAAAGGAATTCTTCACCTACACATATTGTGGcatattcctttttttttttataaatttgtaaCATTGTCTTTTACAATTTAAAGGTAGATGCTGAAGAGATAATGTACATCGTCAAGGAATTGTGGCGTGGTCGAAGTGCTAGAGACCAAAATCAGAAGGACACTGGGCGGAAAATGTGGAGATCTGTCAATGAGCTAATGCTTGTCAGGTATGCTTACTTCTCTATCTGATAGTATGGCTTGGATGCCAGTTATCTTACCTTTTGTGGCGCAGCTTGAGTTCTCTGGAGCAAAGAACAATTTCGTGTAGGGTAGCAGCGAAACCCCAGCTGCTAATTATATCTGTAGTGAAGGGTGACTGACATGTTTGTTATCTTTAATGATATGAACCATTAGCTAAGCTGGCTGGCTGGCCATGTTAAATTATGACAATAATGTAGTTTGTCACCTTTAATGTGGTAAATTTCAATGGATTAACGTTTTTAACGATTATTcctgtaattatttttttgctttATTTTGTTAGATGGGACAAATCAAAGCCTGCTGGTGCGTCAAACTTAATACTTCTCAAGTTCAGTGAGGTACTTAAGGCATCTTTACTCTAACCAACACTTCTCATATCTTTACTCTCCTATTCTCATGCTTCACCTTCTCTTCTCTGACAGGCTGATGCGCATGAATCCACTACACTTGATCATATAAAAGAAGAGGAACCTGAATTCTACTCTATGGTCACGCGTGTGCTGAAACGGGCTGAAGTGGAGTTTGGTTTATGAGTGGGTCATCTATCTGATTGAAGTTTTGTTGCTGCGGTTCGGTTATAACCTTGGATCAACAAGTAGATCAAGCACTAGATTCAGTTCTGCGCGATCCATTTCGGGAATACCTGATGAGCATGCTACGATGAAAACGATGTGCAGGTTTGGTTTTCTGCAGTCGAACCATGAGCTTTCTGTCCTCATGGAATCGTGCCACTTGTCAGCTATGTATCAATTTTCCGCGTGAATCTTATCATGTAACCAGGCAAaccaaagatttttttttcttgtgatcTGATGGGCAGAGCCAGTTTGATGCGATTCGGATCGTTTCGTGGGCACCCCCGTGTACATCACCGATAATACTGAGCTGATGA
It includes:
- the LOC101768928 gene encoding tRNA threonylcarbamoyladenosine dehydratase isoform X1 — its product is MGERAKEWLLAAGAGAAVGALSAAAVMNLLSRSKRREGYVRQLLESNGVTAGAGNARSSRHLGATGSSDLLSDEVVSEQLTRNTQFFGMDSQKKVTESYVVVIGLGGVGSHAASMLLRSGVGRLLLVDFDQVSLSSLNRHAVATRDDVGTPKALCLKKHFSMIYPECQIDARVQLYDPSSEAEILSGQPDFVLDCIDNIDTKVALLAACVRRGLKVLSAMGAGARADPTRIRVADLRESSNDPLSRSVRYRLKKEHGIEGGIPVVFSLEKPKAKLLPFQASKEEETPSDYQIVPGFRVRIIPVLGTIPAIFGQVMASYVVTQLAGLDFQTEPVVNLDLDHYCILHQRLIEHEELTYGTAEQVLVDAEEIMYIVKELWRGRSARDQNQKDTGRKMWRSVNELMLVRWDKSKPAGASNLILLKFSEADAHESTTLDHIKEEEPEFYSMVTRVLKRAEVEFGL
- the LOC101768928 gene encoding tRNA threonylcarbamoyladenosine dehydratase isoform X2; translation: MGERAKEWLLAAGAGAAVGALSAAAVMNLLSRSKRREGYVRQLLESNGVTAGNARSSRHLGATGSSDLLSDEVVSEQLTRNTQFFGMDSQKKVTESYVVVIGLGGVGSHAASMLLRSGVGRLLLVDFDQVSLSSLNRHAVATRDDVGTPKALCLKKHFSMIYPECQIDARVQLYDPSSEAEILSGQPDFVLDCIDNIDTKVALLAACVRRGLKVLSAMGAGARADPTRIRVADLRESSNDPLSRSVRYRLKKEHGIEGGIPVVFSLEKPKAKLLPFQASKEEETPSDYQIVPGFRVRIIPVLGTIPAIFGQVMASYVVTQLAGLDFQTEPVVNLDLDHYCILHQRLIEHEELTYGTAEQVLVDAEEIMYIVKELWRGRSARDQNQKDTGRKMWRSVNELMLVRWDKSKPAGASNLILLKFSEADAHESTTLDHIKEEEPEFYSMVTRVLKRAEVEFGL
- the LOC101768928 gene encoding tRNA threonylcarbamoyladenosine dehydratase isoform X3, producing the protein MASRLVRATLDPAGIWVPLVAPIFSQMKWSLNSLQVIGLGGVGSHAASMLLRSGVGRLLLVDFDQVSLSSLNRHAVATRDDVGTPKALCLKKHFSMIYPECQIDARVQLYDPSSEAEILSGQPDFVLDCIDNIDTKVALLAACVRRGLKVLSAMGAGARADPTRIRVADLRESSNDPLSRSVRYRLKKEHGIEGGIPVVFSLEKPKAKLLPFQASKEEETPSDYQIVPGFRVRIIPVLGTIPAIFGQVMASYVVTQLAGLDFQTEPVVNLDLDHYCILHQRLIEHEELTYGTAEQVLVDAEEIMYIVKELWRGRSARDQNQKDTGRKMWRSVNELMLVRWDKSKPAGASNLILLKFSEADAHESTTLDHIKEEEPEFYSMVTRVLKRAEVEFGL
- the LOC101768928 gene encoding tRNA threonylcarbamoyladenosine dehydratase isoform X4, which codes for MASRLATLDPAGIWVPLVAPIFSQMKWSLNSLQVIGLGGVGSHAASMLLRSGVGRLLLVDFDQVSLSSLNRHAVATRDDVGTPKALCLKKHFSMIYPECQIDARVQLYDPSSEAEILSGQPDFVLDCIDNIDTKVALLAACVRRGLKVLSAMGAGARADPTRIRVADLRESSNDPLSRSVRYRLKKEHGIEGGIPVVFSLEKPKAKLLPFQASKEEETPSDYQIVPGFRVRIIPVLGTIPAIFGQVMASYVVTQLAGLDFQTEPVVNLDLDHYCILHQRLIEHEELTYGTAEQVLVDAEEIMYIVKELWRGRSARDQNQKDTGRKMWRSVNELMLVRWDKSKPAGASNLILLKFSEADAHESTTLDHIKEEEPEFYSMVTRVLKRAEVEFGL